Within Quercus lobata isolate SW786 chromosome 5, ValleyOak3.0 Primary Assembly, whole genome shotgun sequence, the genomic segment ATTAAAAACAGACAAAATGTTTGTTTCGATTTGAACTAGTGAATAGATTTGGGGGAAATTATACTTTAacaccctaaactatacaccaaattacactttgcatcaTAAACTATCACACTTATCACACTTTGCACTCTAGCATTACTTTTGCTGTTATGTTTAATGAAATGCTACTGCACATGACAAGCACATGCATCTTGCTTAGGTGGAACAAATTTAAAAGACTAAGCACCCTacttcaaaattaattaaacaaaacccaatttttttcacatctctctccctctctctcatgCGTGCAGCCTCTTCCCCAAATCCCAATTCTTTGTTGGAGTTAGATCTAAAGTGGTTGTGGACTTGTTACTCTTCCTCAGTCTATTTCCTCCATCAACTTCACATTTCTTACATTCCTTGATATCTCTCACAACATGTTTAACTCATCAATACCTCACTGGTTGTCAAATTTGAGTGGCCTTTCAATTCTTAATATTGGGTCCACTTCCCTTCGAGGTGCCATTCCGAATGTATTTGCTAATTTTACGAGAGCTTGATCTTTCAGATAATAATTATACTGGAGGTTAGTTACCAGTTGGTCTGGGACATCTAACCAACTTGAGCATTTTGGATTTATCTAAAAACAACATTAATGGTAAGATACCATTCTCATTTGGATTGCAACTTGCAAAGATTTGCTCTGACAAACAATAATATAAGTGGGAAGATAACTGAGTTTGTAGATGGATTGTCGCAATGTTTCAACGCAAACTAGAATGGCCACTTTTGGGTTTTAATAGGTTGCTTGGGGGTAAATTGTCGTACTCTTTGGGAGCACTCTCAAGATGTTGAAAACTTTAAACCTCGAGTTTAATTCCTTTTGGGGATCAATTCCAGATTCTATAGGAAACATGTCATCTCTACAACAACATTTCCTCGTTGGAAATATGTTCAATGGAACTATTTCGAAAAGTGTGGGAAAAGTACCGATGCTTACTTTTTTGGATCTTAGTAATAATCATTGGGAAGGTGTCTTAATTAAAGCTCATTTTCAAAATCTCACATGATTAAGTCATTTATACTTGTCTGTAGATTCTGCAACATGGTCGTTGGTTTTAGATGTGAAACATGACTGGGTTCCTCCTTTTAACTTGTCAGTAGTCCAATTTGATAACATTACTAGATCTAGCCATTTGCCAACTGGTATTTTGCAACAGTAAAGAGTGTCAACGAAGGCCAAAAacatttaggtttttttttttttgggtgaaaagcGAGAATCTAAGAGAGTGATTAAGAAGGTTTTGATTTGGGATGGTGGAGGGATGGAGGCGATGGTGGAGAACATCAGAGAGATGATGGAGCGGTGGTGGGGCAGAAGCAATTTTCGAATTAGGGATTTAGGGTTTATAAAAATCTAGATTTGGGGAAGAGGCTACATGCACGAGAGAGAGGGAGCGAGATGtgaaaaaatttgggttttgttttaattgattttgaaaaaagGTGTTTTAGTCTTTTAAATTTGTTCCACCTAAGCAAGATGCATGTGCTTGTCATGTGCAATAGCATTTCATTAAACATAGCAGCAAAAGTAACACCAGGATGAAAAATGTGATAAGTGTGATAATTTAGGATGCAAAGTGTAACCTGGTGCATAGTTTAgagtggtaaagtgtaatttctccaTAAATTTGAGAtactttgtaattttgttttcctttcatTTAGTGGCAGTATCAAATGAAAACTTAATATGTGGGAAAAAATTCTGGTCAGGATAGgtattttcaattatttaacaaaaactGAAGTATTTACTAGATTTCCATGAATAGTTAGAAGacgttcaaacttcaaacatcATAAATTGCatacgaaaaagaaaaaggaaaaatccaaTAGAAAAATTGTAGCAACTAGGACTCTAGCATTCGGCCTACTAAGAGAGACAGAGTCAACACAAAGTAACGAAACCACAATTAAAggatttgcaaaaaaatcaaagcttAGGCTATATTAGAGAACAAATTTGGCACAAGATCCAAGTATGGAAGGAAAAACTACTCTCACAAAGGGGTAGGGAAATTCTAATAAAAGCAATTCTACAAGCCATGCCAACATACACTATGGGTTGCTTTATGCTACCAAAATCCTTATGCAAGGATATCAAAGCTCTAATCTGTAAATTCTGGTGGGGTTATAAGGGGGAAgcaagaaaaattcattgggtGGCTTGGAAAAATCTTTGTTTATCAAAGTGCAATGGGGTTTAGGTTTCAAGGACATTGAGAATTTTAATATGGTTTTGCTGGGAAAACAGGTATGGAGGTTGCTTCACAACACTGACTCCCTCCTATACAAAGTTTTCAAACCAAAATACTTCCCAAATTGCTCAATTTTAGATGATAAAGTGAAGACAAAAGGGTTGTATGCTTGGAAAAGTATCCTAAAAGCTAGGCAAGTGGTGAGGTTAGGGGCAAGGTGGAGGATAGGGAATGGAGAATTGGTTATTGTGAGGAAGGACAAGTGGCTGCCAACTCAACATGTGAGCTGCATAATCACATTACAGAGAAATTTCCCAAACAATACTCGGGTAAGTGCTCTAATTGATGAAGAAAACTCTTGTTGATTAGAGGATCGTATCCGAAGTGAGTTCTTACTCAATGAAGCAAGCGCAATCCTAAGTTTACCTCTCAACCACGACGGAGCACCTGACAAATCAATCTGGTGTGCAACAAAAAATGGTGTTTACACCACAAAATCAGCCTATCAGTTACTCATGGCAACATGGCCGGCCTAAGCATTTCAGAGGCCTAaggcaaaattttcaaatgaggCCTTTatgttatcacttaaataaaatttaactagcattttatataataatttttttttttttaaatccattctttttactctttattatgatttttttttttttttttttgtggagaaaatgctaaagttataaaaaattttactacaaactgGTGTTGTAATGAATGTGATCAATTAcataaagtttagaaaaatactagaaatattataaaatttacaacatgagaattacaaaaatatatcaccaatcataaatattcattcaaaaatgcattcaatAGTTGGTGAAATCTATCTATCATATTTATTgtcacatcaaattataaaagttatggAGACTACCACGCACCCTTGGTGCAGTGATCACTTTACAATTATAAATTCTTGTGGGGTGTGGAGGGGGGGGGCAATGGCCGAGATTTAAGTTTCTAAAAGAGAGTTTtgcacacatatacatttagattatgctagaatataatttttatcttttataaaaataattaaataaataaaaattaagtagtaaaatttatagtatttttaatattttcctatttgaattacttGTAATTAGTAACACGTCTATTTGTGAgacctatttatttaaatttgtcttatctctatctctagtattacttaattctttgagcttttttaatattgaaaaaaataaataaataaactaaaatgttttaatatctcccaataatatttatatagaaaaaataaataaataaatttgccCCCAAAGTTGGGGCCATCTTAGGCAATGGCCTAATTGGCCTAAGCCTAGGGCTGGCCCTGGCAGAGGTGGGTAAGGCAGAAGCGGGTCCTTCAAATTGGAATGCATTCAAATCTTTCTGGCAGCAACTCTGGTCTCTCAATGCTAAAAGTAAAATTCGACACTTCATCTGGCGTGCCTGCAATGATTCACTCccaataaaacaaaacttaatAAAGCATGTATCCATTCCAAATGCACTCTGTGAGAGGTGTGGGAGTGAGGTGGAAGACTCTGTACATGCTCTATGGGGGTGTATTTTGTTCAAGGAGATTTGGTGGGAAGTTGAGGCATGCAGAGTTTTTTTAACGGAAAGGTTTGTGAACTTCGGGGACTGGTTTCAAGGCATCTTGCTTCTCAAAGAAACTAATCTGACTGAAACGGTTGCATACATAACTTGGAGAATTTGGGCAAACCGAAATGCATCAAGAGTGGGAACTCCATCTCTGCCTTTGTCACAGATTTGTAAGGATGCTTTGGAGCGGCTCAATGAATTCCAGACAACCACATCTCCACCGCTCCCAACTGCTGTAGCGAACCACCCGTCCCATTGGCTCCTACCACCACCATTTCAGCTCAAAGCAAACTCTGATGGAGCTATCTTCAATGGCTTGGACTGTGTAGGTCCGGGAATTGTAATTCGGAACTCTGAAGGCACGGTTTTTGCATCTCTATCAGAGAGGGTAACACTGCCCCCGTCAGTGGATGATTTAGAGGCTTTGGCTTGGCGAAGATCAGTCACTTTCGCCATCGAACTTGGTCTCCAGGAGGTAATCTTTGAGGGATATTCCGAAGTAGTTTACAAATGCCTTACGACAACTTTGCTAAGCTTGGCTCCCTTTGGACACATAATTGATGAAACTCGTCATTTAGTTTCTCATTTTCGCTTTGCTTCTTTTTCCCATGTAAAACGTGGTGGTAATACAGTAGCAGATAAGCTTGCTAAATTAGCCAAAAATTCTTCGGCTCCACAAATATAAAGGTAAGATATTCATTGTGAGGCTAACAGTTTTGTAATGCTTGACAAATTGTCACTTTCAATATAATGAAAAGCTTCAGCTAGattctccacaaaaaaaaaaataaaaaaaaaattaaaggatttgCAAACACTCTATAAACAAGTTCAGTCATAACCTAAACATcaaatcactatttttttttttttttttaagtactacCGGGTTTGAGTAATATTCAAACTCAGCCCGAAAATTTCAGATTCCGGCAAAAAATctaacctaataatttttttacctataatgAACAGGGTAATACCTGAAACAATCTGGTCGGATACCTATCTAGCTATTCCTTTTCACTCTCTCTAGAACATTAGGCTGGAAGTAAAATGTGTGACAATAGGTGTCGGACTGTGTGCCTTACCGATCCATCCAAcgaccaattggtgaaggatgaggggGCATAAATCTTTTATAACATTCGATCGCAGACCAAGCCCATTGGTATTGGAGCGAATTATGAAATCCCTCAAAATCCCTCCCTCGCAATGCGGCTCCAACGACTTGAACCTATGAccgggctctgataccacttgtcaaGATCAAAGACTCCTATCGTTGATCGAGTCCTCTTTGGCCTTGGTGAGagatcatcaacatcaattacaagctcttttcctttgttgctgcctcctttcacagctgACGTCTTGAATGGAGAGATCTACACACATAAACACCAAATAGAGAAAAGACAaatgcaaaaacacaaaaacagaacATAAACTTGATTAGTGTCAAGTTAGTCCAAACATAAGCACAATGACTTAAAACAAAACACAACAGTGTTAAATCAACATGCTTTAAGTGCTAAACCATGTAAATATCACCAAAGTACAAAGATATAGCAactgtgcatgtgtgtgcatctagtgtgcatgAGGTGTGCATGGTGTGTGCCTAATGTGTGCCAAGGTGATGCATGGCAAGGCATGGTGAGGCACAAGTGGGttaaagtgtgtaaaacacacacccaatgatcaaaacatgttCAACAAGTTTAATCACAGGtaaacccaaaatttggaaCTCATTTGAGTCCAAACAACTCAAAAATGCCACTTGagcattttgtcaaacacttgGAGTGCAACACTACACTACACATGTGGGTAATGCATAAACATATGAAAATATGCCTAAATACATTATCAAAATGCCACAAGAGGCCAACACAGATACAATCAAGACAAATGGGACACAgcccaatcaaaattttgaaaattttttgcccAAAATCATAGTTCCCAACCCTTTTTTCGAAAATCCCCAATTCAAGAAACCTAAAACAAATTCTGCacattctaagaaaaaaaaaatgaagagaatgtTGAAAAACATACCTTTGAGTTGATTGTGCAGAGATTTGAACTTGGAATTGAAGGATTTTTAGTGAAAATCAATTTTGGGTTGAGAGAGATTCGAGTGAGGCAAAGGAGGGAACTCAAgagtgttttaaaaattagtcaCATCAACcctataaaactaaaaacacacgTTTTTCGCGGGTTAGATAGTCGCGAAATTACTCGCGAAAAACACCACTAAAGCACAAAAACTTTCGCAGGAAGCTTCTAGTGGCGAAACAATCGCGAGACAGTTGCAAAAGTCTCtaaatgaaatttgtgttttccAGTTTTTGCCTTAACCTCTTTTCGCGAGAAGTGCTTAGTTGCGAGCTTCTCGCAAAAAAACCTCTGAACAAGTTTTTTAAGAACAatacaaaaatgcattttgaatcAAAAACTTAAAGcacgaaagtataaaatcactttcaaaaacatataaaatactcaaaaatatttttgggtttaatcGACAAGCAATTGAGCATATACATCACATTTGATCATGtataatcacacaaatgaaataagcaTTTGTTGAACATAAGTcttatgtgttgtgtgtgagtatcaaatgtggaatagtccttagtccaGAATGAAGCTTCaataatcaatttaattaaGTCATTCACAACTaatactaagtcaagtggtctatctcaattatagaaatgaacatatatgaccttccacaacaaaatgattacaaatcttagaagcttttcatttggcttctatacaaatcataacatttgatcattttttgaacaatacatctcattttgagatcggtgcttgaaattttttatatttcaatattgagaaTGAGCCTTTGGCattttgagcaccatacatttcaataaagagttgctttccctttttcctagtcaaatactagtatgtgtgacggcttttgcaactcataatttctttttcattttgagatttacatgtGGTGAGTTATaatgcaaaaacataaaagtgaagtgggaagagatataggcacaagtctatgcaagtatcaaaaccaacaaaactgttaggttctaaagtcttaggattttatgtatttagaactctaatttgtattgttggcaaaccatgatcaaaacaatgtgtttagaagtgttttagtctaactcaaagttgtgattttatgtaaagttggaatcgagttaaagcaggaagcattgtgtctttcggcctggctcgatcgatcgaaagacaggctcgatcaatcgaagttCGGGTAGAATGATTTTCTGCAAATTCGTCCAACTCaaccctaagtgttttaaaacatttttagggtttcttatttgtcctaagtataaaaggcaaaccctagccacgttttagtgttgctcatagttgcggtttgtgtaaatctcttgtgagatctagaggagctttcctttacacaaacttagggttttcaaggagaagatttatctacaccttgatgatcaatttagttgctgccattgaagcttaaagaaaacaccagcgggtgtgcttgtatctggtggtgaatccaagaaagaaggagtctgtgaattcagagcttgcacgtggtcgtgtcagtaagttctactggttggtagcaataagaagtcgagcgtgggggcttgtaagtcttattgtatgaacttcgattctttcaagataatggattcaagtttaccttgaggatatctaggtcaaatcctccccaggtttttaccggtttggtttcttgggtgatcatatcttgtgttatttattttccgctgctttgcatgatttgatctttgttattgtgataacctagacttgtttaattggactaagtaacaacttggctaattacctaggttaattcaattgttcaaggggtctaaaaactatcaaaaactattgaccaatcattcataacaagcttgaagattgatttacaacagtcacacatagatttcaagatttttcccacacaGATAGATGTGCATACATAATAAGCTAAACTCGTAAATGTACTATGCCACTAGTACAAATGGTGAAATCCCTCACAATAGGTGAAGAAGAGttcaagataaaattaaaaattaaaaattaaaaagctgaAAGGTTTGACTATCAAACCAATTTGGCTTCAACGTTTGAACGTAGAACTAGTAGAGTTTTTTACATTCACTTTTAGGTGGTAGCATTTAATGCTTTGTTTTCTTGTCTACTTTGTAATCTCCATTTAAGGCTAGCTATGGATTGTATCAATTATCAAATCATCCAATAGAAGTGTTGTATCCAAGAAGAGTGTAGTAGTCCAATAAgtattgtttttactttttacaaaaGGTAGCATTTGATAACTTAAGTGGCATAGCATTGATGAATTAAGGAGGCTTTAGTCAAGTTCTCTCCCAAGTAGGAGCTCTCTCTCACACCTCCGTGTGGGTTCTCTCTCCACCTCCGTGTGGCTTGCTCCACATATTTGGGTGGGTTTCTCCACCTCTGTGTGGCTATTCTCCACCACTAGCGTGTGGGTCTTCTCTACCACTCCTATTATGGGcattttactaattatttaGAAATCCCTAAATCTAATCCCAAAAATTAGATTCATACAAACCATCTACCTAacccttttttcttctcaattagCCTTGTAATTTAGTCTTGCTGGCGTCGATGAGGGCAAAACCGGTGAATGAACTAAACCATCGGTTTCAGTTCGGAGTGGGTTGCCATCCGATCAGCCAAAGTCCGGTTTTCAGCTTTCCAGTGATTTATTAAGAAACAAGAATCCTCCACTAATTTTAACTGGGAACtctgtctctttttttctctctggaCTGGAGGGTTCTAGTTTTCACTCTTGGCGCTTGTTTTTGACCATTCCATAAGCGTTCGCTCGGGTTTATTGACTGTCTTGTGAACTCTGTTTCCATTGTCAGCCCATCATCAACACTTGGGGAGATTTTGTGTTGATGGTATGGGTGGTTGAAGCCGCCAGAAGTTTCTTTTTGTGGGAAGCTTTTCGGCAAGTGTAGGCACCTGCTTTTGTTGAATAAAGTCACCTCAGTAGCGGACCTAAGGAACCCAGCAGTAAGTAGTTCATTTGATTTAgtatttttccaattttgattATCGGGGTTTAGACTTTGGgtctttcccttttatttggTTTGCTTGCTTCTCCGCTTGCAACCTTTTCGGATATGAGCTGTTTAAGTTGGAACTGCCGTGGAATCGGCAATCAATGGACAGTTCAAGAGCTAATTGATATGGTAAGAATGGAGAGGCCAGACGTGGTGTTTCTCATGGAGACACTAGTGGAAGAATCCAAGTTGGAACAAATTCGAGTTAAATTACGCTATGATAACAAACTTGTATGCCCAAGGGATGGCCACAGTGGAGGACTTGCTTTATTCTGGAAAAACGCATTTCCTCTTGCCATCAATAACTATTCAAAGAATCATATTGACGCTACCATCCAGTGCTTGAAGAAAGGTCGTTGGAGGCTTACGAGTTTCTACGGATACCCAGAAACTTGCAAGCGTCAAGAATCAAGGGAATTTTTAAGGCACCTGCAGAGAGATATGGATGAGGCATGGGTTTGCcttggagattttaatgaaatactAAGCATTGATGAgaagtgggggggggggggggtcaaaGGCTGAAAAGACAAATGCAACAATTCAGGGATGCCTTGGATGATTGTGGATTAATGGACTTGGGATACAAAGGTCCAAAATTTACTTGGTTCAGAAGGAATGGCGAAGAAGCGGGCATATTTGAAAGACTTGATTGTGGGGTTGCAAACTCGGCGTGGATAAATACCTTTCATGAAGGGTATATATAGCATTTAATAGCGGCTTCCTCGGATCATAGGCCAATtattttgagaacaaaaaatagagacaaaagGAGGAATCGTCCTTTTCGATTTGAATCAATGTGGGTGGGTTCAGAAGGGTGCGAAGATGCTGTTAGAAATTCATGGGATAAGGAGGAAAGAGATAGAGGTATGGAAAACCTTCTTGAGCGTATTCAGTTATGTGCTCGGAATTTAGGAGAATGGAGTAAAAGAGACTTTGGGGAGATTACCAATCTTCtgtaggaaaagaaaaaaaagttacataagCTTGGAGAGAAACCCAGAACTGAGGACATTGTTCAACAAGAAGCTGACTTGAGAAGAGAAGTAAACGTGCTCTtggtaaaagaagaaaagatgtgGCATCAGAGATCTAGAATTAATTGGCTACAAAGCGGGGATCAAAATACTAAATTCTTCCACACTCAAGCTTCAAGGAGAAAGAGGGGCAATTGGATTCAAGGAATTGAAGATAATGATGGAGTTTGGCATGAAGATGTAGATAAAATTGAGGATGTGGCTGCACAATATTTCATAAACCTTTTCACATCAATGAGTCCTCAGCTAGATGAACAGTCTCTCAGAGGAGTACACAAAGTCATTACTGACGATATGAACAAGGAACTTTCACAGGAGTTCATGACAGAGGAGGTTTACCTTGCTTTGAGACACATGGCTCCCCTAAAGGCCCCTAGGCCAGATGGTATGCCTGCACTCTTTTATCATTCATTTTGGCATATTATTGGGTCTCATGTTACTAATGCTGTTCTTTCTTGTCTAAACTCATGCAAAATACCAGAAAGCATAAACCATACTTTCATTACCTTAATTCCAAAAGTCTCAAGCCCCAAAAGAATGTCTGATTTTCGCCCCATTAGTTtatataatgttatatataaaatcatgtCTAAAGTGATAGCCAATAGACTAAAGCCCATTCTATCTAAAATCATATCTGAAACTCAAAGTGCATTTGTTCCTGGTAGATTAATTACTGATAATGTTTTGGTGGCATTTGAAACACTTCATTACATGATAACTAGATGTGAGAGTAGAAAGGGCTTTATGGCTATAAAACTCGACATGAGTAAGGCATATGATAGTAGCCAAGTAATGAGAAAAATGGGTTTTAAGGAAAAATGGATCTCTTTGATTATGCAATGTATATCTTCAGTTTCATATTCTGTTCTAATTAATGGTGAACCTTGCAGTTCTATTCACCCGGAGAGAGGTTGTTTCTTATTTGTGCAGAAGGTCTATTAGCTAAATTGAAAGAAGCTGAGCTGGAAGGAAAAATCACAGGTGTGGCCATAAGTCAGGGAGGTCCCAAGATCACAAAACTTTGTTTTGCAGATGATTGTCTTCTCCTATGCCGGGCAAATATTGAGGAGTGCAGAAATATTCAACAAATCCTACAGAAATATGAAGTAGAGTTAGGGCAAAAATTGAACCAAGACAAGACTACTATCTGTTTCAGCAAAAATGTGGAGGAAGATACAAAGAATGCCATACAAGTGATACTTAACATTCCAGAGataaaagaatttgaaaaatatcttGGCATGCCTTCTTTTGTGGGGAGGAATAAAAAAGCTTCCTTTAGCAACATAAAGGAGAGGGTGTGGCGAGTGATACAAGGGTGGGGTGAAAAAATGCTGTCACAGGCTGGCAAGGAAATTCTAATTAAGGCAATCGCACAAGCAATTCCCACGTATGTGATGAGCTGTTTCCGGCTACCCACCTCTCTTTGCAAGGAACTAGAGATCATGATaaggaagttttggtggggtggTGATGATAGGAGACACAAGATCCATTGGATAAATTGGGACAGACTTTGTAAACCCAAATTTGGAGGCGGTATGGGCTTTAGAAACATCAAGAAGTTCAATGAAGCTCTCCTAGCAAAGCAATTTTGGAGACTACTAAACAACAGCAGCACTTTGGCCTACAAAGTATTCCAACACCGCTTCTTTAAGGATGGGAATATTCTCAATCTAAATGACCGGGCTAAGGGGTCATATGCTTGGAATAGTATAAAGGGCGTTAAACATTTAATAGAGATGGGCAGTAAGTGGCGGATTGGGAGAGGtaataaagtgaaaatttggGGAGACCTATGGCTGCCAAACTCACTTACACACCAGGTCCAATCCCCAGTTAGTCAAGTGCCTCATGATGCTAAAGTTGAAGAGCTCATTGATTGGGAAAACATTAGATGGAGAAATGATCTCATTTACCAAATTTTCTAGCTTGAGGAAGctaatcttattaaaaaaaatcccactgAGTGATCAAAAACCACCTGACCACTTGATTTGGGCTGAATCAAAGGATGGCAAATACACAGTCCGTAGTGCATATCGAATGGTTCTTGCAAGGGAGGAAGCTAATCAACCAAGTAGCTCACGCATCAAAGAGAATGCTATTTGGTGTAAGATATGGAAGCTGAACATCCCTTCAAACATCAAGCATTTCCTATGGAGAGCACTAATTAATTCACTGCCCACTAAGTTGAATTTAAAGAAACGGGGAGTACAAGTTTGGGAAGTTTGTGAGAGATGTGGTGTAGAAAAAGAGGACACAAATCATATCCTATGGCTTTGTCCTTCAGCAAGAGTTGTGTGGGAAAGCAGCCCAATTTGGAGCTTGTGTTGTAACTCTCAGCACCAGAATTTTGAGGAGgtgacaaaatttattttccaattaGACCAACCAGAGTTACAAGAGCTATTCGCAATCCTAGCTTGGTCTTTATGGTTTTGCCGAAACAAAATAAGAGTGAATGAGCTTGATAAAGTCCCTCATGATGTGGTTTCTTAGGCCAACAATTTCAGACTTGAATTTCAATCCATAAAGGAAGGAATGAAAGCTGATAGACCAAAGGAAAATTTGAAATGGGTACCACCCCCTCAAGGCTGGTTCAAAGCTAATGTTGATGGAGCCATCTTCAAAGAATCTAATAAAGCAGGCATTGGTGTGGTGGTGCGTGACAGTCAAGGATGGGTGCTGGCAGCTTTGACAGAGAAAGTGGATGGTGTACAAGATGCAGAGGTCATTGAGGCATTGGCTATCCGGCGGGCTATCAGGTTTGCAATTGAAACTAGCTTTAATTGTGTTATAATTGAGAGCGACTCTCTCTCGGTGGTTAAAGCTATCCAAGATACTGCTGAACCTACTTGTCATATTGGAAACATCATAGAGGACGTGAAGCTTTTGTCAAAGACCATGAAAAGCTGCGAATTTCATCACACAAAGAGGGAGGCAAACCAGGTTGCTCACACTTTGGCCCGCAATGCGATTCATGTTGACATAGAGATGGCCTAGATTGAAGAAATTCCCCATTGTGTGTCTGATGTAATCTGAATAGATGCTGTGTAATTGCTGTTTCTGCTTGTTTCTTCTTTGTTTATACTgatctgtttctcaaaaaaaaaaaaagtggcataGCATTGAGAGTGGTGTGTACATCGAAGTGAGTGTAATGTGTTATCCACAAAGTTTCTATTTTATTGATAACTTCTTTTAGTATTTTACTTCTTTGTGGTAAGATTTATTACAAAGCATTTGATAGATACCTTTTTTCTtagtgtttaatttgttttgacAAAACTTCTGCCGCCACAAGTCTCAACAAGTCTTAGAGTCTATttgggatccacttattttgcttaaaatactatagataaaaataaaagttagttgaaataatacagtgagacccatgagtagtactaaaaagtgcaataagacccataaataattgcaaaaataagctgaatagtaaaacaagctgactttttaatttttgtcaaacacACACTTAGTGACGGAGTTAATCTCTTCCATTCTTCCTTTCTCATCTTCTTCCatgatatttcaaaatttgacaTCTATCGCCTTTGGAAATTGAACACTTTCATAGACATAGCAAAGGTAAATGCAAACAC encodes:
- the LOC115990267 gene encoding uncharacterized protein LOC115990267, which encodes MKADRPKENLKWVPPPQGWFKANVDGAIFKESNKAGIGVVVRDSQGWVLAALTEKVDGVQDAEVIEALAIRRAIRFAIETSFNCVIIESDSLSVVKAIQDTAEPTCHIGNIIEDVKLLSKTMKSCEFHHTKREANQVAHTLARNAIHVDIEMA